The sequence below is a genomic window from Oncorhynchus clarkii lewisi isolate Uvic-CL-2024 unplaced genomic scaffold, UVic_Ocla_1.0 unplaced_contig_2986_pilon_pilon, whole genome shotgun sequence.
TGCCAAGCAACCATAGGCACAATGATAATCATTGGCACAACAGCAAGAACTGCAATAAGTACCGTGAGTGTCACAGCTACCATCCCCTTTGCATGATCTGCATATGAACACAAAAGCATTAtcatttaaaatacatttaaataatttagcagacgctcttgtcCAAAGTGACTccaaagtgcattcatcttaagatatctaggtgagacaaccacatatcacagtcatagtaaacacatttttcctcaataaagaagTTATAAGAAAAGTCAGTGCTATTAGGAAAAGACAAGTGCATTTGTTTTTGCATTTAAGTTGTTCAGATTTCTGATTGTTGGAATTGTTACTCTTTGTAACCCGTTGTGGTTACAACATGTTATTGTACTTACCTTTGACTTTCAGTGATAGAATAGTGGAATTCTGTCTTCCATGCTTATTGCTGACGACACAGAAGTATTTCCCACTATTACCAGTGAGAGTAACATTAAACTGTAGCTCAGCCTGATATACCATTTCCAGACAACTGTCTCCATCTATTTTAAACCAAGTGTAGTTCAATGTTGGGTTAGCATTGCTGCTGCAGGTCAAAGTAACATCACTACCCTCCAAAACTTCAGACGACGGCCAGACTGAGACTGAGGTATTCCTAGGGCCATCTGAAAGAGATCAGACAGGTATTCCTCCATCAGTGACTTTTTAGAAAACAGTGTTACTTGTTGATAAAACCTTCCTTTACTCACATTCAACATTGACCCTGATAACCCCAGAAAGTGGTCTGTTGTAATGCTTTGGCGAACATGAGTAGTTTCCAGAGTCTTGAAAGGATATGTCACGGAGGTAAAGAGTTGGGGTTTTCTGTTCTTGAACCACATAAGTGCAGATGAACAGTTGTACATACAGGTCAGATTCACACAATCCCCTTCTTTTATTGGTTCGCCTACTTTGGGTGTTGTCATCGAAATGAACAACTCTAAAAGTGGAGAAAAAACAACTGGAAATGTCCTAATCTATTGACAATGCAATGGTGACCTAAGAACATTTCACTTTTGAAGCAAAGGATGGAAAACAGACTTACCAGAAACATTCACGTTTGTAGCGTTCTTTCCCGTCCAATTGCCGTTGTTAGTTTCAAATCTGAATGCAtgttctccactgtctctctgcTCTACTTGGTGGATTTGCAAAGAACAATTATGAACTTTGTTACCAACGTACTCAAATTTGGTGCTGGAATGAGTTCTATTATTACTCTCAGTGATGAAAGGGCCATCAAAAAACTGTTTCCTCCCTTGACTCCACATGACTTTTTCCACTGTTAGGTTCTTGTTATCAAGCTTCTCAGGATAGTGAAATGTGCATGAAATGACAACAGAAGAGCCTCTTACTGCACAGATCTCTTTCGGTTGATATGCCACAAGCCAGTCGGTGCACAAAACCCCTGAAACAAAGATCTATGTTTTATTGATTTACACTATGTATTTATGGCATCTTGCCAAATTATTCATACTCCTTGAATTGCTTCACATTTTTTTTGTGCTACAAAGTGGGAtgaaaattgatttaattgtcacTTTTTGGTCAACAATATACTCAAAGAAATGGAAGAAAAATTCAATCATTTTTTAAAGATGAATAAAAATGTCATAACTAAAATATAATTGTTGCATTAGTATTCCGCCCCTTTGTTCAAGTTCAGATTGAGTCAAATTTGGCTAAACAAATCAcgtaataagttacatggactcactctgagtGAAAAaataggggttgacatgatttttgaatgactaacccttcctctgtcccaatgcatacaacatctgtaaggtccctcaggcaagtattgaatttcaagcacagattcagctacaaagaccagggagcctTTGGAAAGCCTCATACAGAATGGCAGTGATTGGTAACaataaatcagacattgaatatatctttaagcatggtcaagttaatcattatgctgtggatgatgttataaaccacccagacacaacaAAGATAgagtcgtccttctgaactgagctgcaggacaggaaggaaacttttcagggatgttaccatgaggccattttgtatttatttattattttacctttatttaactaggcaagtcagttaagaacaagttcttattttcaatgacggcctagcacagtgggttaactgtgggttaactgcctgttcagggcagaacgacagaacaacagctcggggatttgaacttctggttactagtccaacgctctaaccaataggctaccctgccgccccattggtGACAGTTACAGAACTTGCAGAATTAGGAAAATAATAATTGGCTAATATTTCACAATCCAGGTGGCTAAAGCTCTGAGAGACTGACCCAAGAAGACACATAGTTGTAATTACTGTCAAACGTGtttataacatgtattgactcaaggaGATTAACACTTATGCAACAGCTATATTTGTTATTTAATTTATATGAATAAaataaattccactttgacattacatgttattttgtttagattgttgacaaaaaaaggttcaataaaataaatgttaatcCCGCTTTGTAATACCaatccaaggggtatgaatactttttcaaggcactgtatttagacAGTGAAGCTCTATACCAGCATTTGggtttgagatcaaatgttttatgtGAGGTGACAATACAGAATGTCGCCTTTCATCTGAAGGTATTTTCCTATATATATTTGACCATTTAGAAATGAATGCACTtcatgtatctagtccccccgtTTTAAGGTgtcaagtatttggacaaattaacTTATAGTGCAATATTGTATAATTTTGTAGTCACTTTTTCTTATCTAGActtttattgaaaataagaatagactatgtttctgaacacttctacataaATGTGGatactaccatgattacggataataaatatcatacccccaagacatgctaaccctTACAATAACCGGGAAGGTTAGCATTTTTGGAGTGGTATGATATTTATGCGTCTGTAACggtctcactcatcattattcacgattctttcaggactatccgtaatcctggtagcatccacattaatgtagacgtgtttagaaacatattctattcttatttacaataaaagtgactccaacatgacacaatacattgtATACCACTAATTATACATGATACATATAATACATGACTTCctagtgtttatttttttatttccttTGTCGTTCTTACCTGGCAAAATGAGTAGAGCCAGAGCTATTTCCATGCAGATGGGTTGTGTCAGCCCAACACTCATCTCTGTAGCCAAACAGCAATCTCTCTAAGGTCCTTCACTTGAGTCGGAGTTCTTAATATAGCAGTCAGAAATGCAGAGTGAACCTCAGTCATCTAGTTTAAAACACAGACGTTTTGTGTCAATTTATTTTGGGGCTTGGAGTTACTCATCAGAAGCTGCCCTGCAAAAGGGCAAACTGTCTTTGCAAGTGTCATCAAAACGTCTGTGTGTATCAGCAAGCTAATGAGCTGAGTGAGAGTCCTGTTGACATCAGAGACACTCTCTGCAACCAAATCAGGTCATTTTACCACAGGCACaacggaaagtattcataccccttgacttcttacacattttgttttgttacagcttgaattcaaaatggattcaattagaTTGTTtagtcacccatctacacacaataacctataatgacaaagtgaaaacattttatttagaaattgttgctcatttattgtaaattaaatacagaaatgtctaattaacataagtattcacaccccatagtcaatacatgttagaatcacctacagctgtgagtctttctggtgagtctctaagagtttgcacacctgaattgcacaacatttgcacattattcttttaaaaattattcaagctctgtcaaattggttgttgatcattgctagacagcagttttcaagtcttgtcacagattttcaagccgagttaagtcaaaactgtagctaggccactcaggaacattcaatgttgtcttggtaagcaataATGGTGTAtctttggccttgtgtttaggttgttgtcctgctgaaaggtgaatttgtctcccagtgtctgttggaaagcagactgaaccaggttttcctctaggattttgcctattCTGGTTATTTTTATCCTAACaaaatccctagtccttgccgatgacaaacatatccataacatgatgcagctaccaccatGCTCGAATATGAAGagtgttactcagtgatgtgttgtattggatttgtcccaaacataacattttgtatgcaggacataaagttaatttcttcgGCACATTTGTTGCAGTTGTACTTTGCTGCCTTGTTGCAAACGGGATGCAtgatttggaatatttgtattatgtacagacttccttcttttcactctgtcatttatgtgAGTATTGTGGAGGAAgtaaaatgttgttgatccatcctcagttttcaccgatcacagccattgaactctgtaacttttatttaggaaggatgcctgtatctttgtagtgactgggtgtattgatacaccatccaaagtgtaattaataacttcaccgtgctcaaagggatattcaatgtctacttATTTTTTGTGCCCTTATGTGCCCTTCTCtgggaggcattggaaaaccttgctttgtggttgaatctgttttgaaattcactgctcaactaaaggaccttacagataattgtatgtgtggggtacagtcATAAAATAAATAacgttaaacattattattgcagagtgagtccatgcaacagaAGGCTTGCCATACAAAatgagttgaatacttattgaaacAAGACATTTGAGCTTTtaatttgtaattaatttgtaattaactttgacatgatggggtattgtgtgtaggctagtgacaCAAAACCTCAGTCAATTTAacacaacaagatgtggaaaaagtcaagcggtgtgaataatttctgaaggcaccgtaagTCATTTCCACTTACTATACTATATGTTAGCCATGAACAGAGACCTGTGGAGGTTGAGGGCGTTGACCCAGATTGTACCCTCACCTCAGTGCAAAAAAGTAGGCCTGCCAATCACAACTTCTGCTGCGGTCCAGACCAAATAAGGAGAATATTGTTACACTGAAGTGATTGTGTGTGGTGTTGTACATTGTCCACATGGTGGCAGACTACTGTGTTTGACTCACATTTCCAGAAGTAAATTATTCCCAAATATATGCGTTATTCCACACAGAAGATGTATAGAATAAACCAACTATATGAACATGCACCATACATTTGTGAAACCTAAAATTAATATTAGTCAAAACAGAGAATAGTTTATACTACAATTGAAAAAACTCAAACTGagaaatctattttttttttaaggtttACTGTAGGCTAGGTAGGCTATATGCTAAACTTCACAGTGGGTttccaataaaataaaaacataacattaataaaaacactgctcaaaaaaataaagggaacacttaaacaacacaatgtaactctaaGTCAATCAcccttctgtgaaatcaaacactgattgacaatacatttcacatgctgttgtgcaaatggaatagacaacaggtggaaattataggcatttagcaagacacccccaataaaggagtggttctgcaggtggggaccacagaccacttctcagttcctatgcttcctggctgatgttttggtcacttttgaatgctggcggtgctttcactctagtggtagcatgagacatagtctacaacccacacaagtggctcaggtagtgcagctcatccaggatggcacatcaatgtgagatgtggcaagaaggtttgctgtgtctgtcagcgtagtgtccagagcaggccagtacatcaggagacgtggaggcgGCCGTAGGAGggtaacaacccagcagcaggaccgctacctccgcctttgtgcgaggaggagcactgccagagccctgcaaaatgaacTCCAGCAggacacaaatgtgcatgtgtctgctcaaacggtcagaaacagactccatgggggtggtatgagggcccgacgtccacaggtggggattgtgcttacagcccaacaccatgcaggacatttggcatttgccagagaacaccaagattggcaaattcgccactggcgccctgtgctcttcacagatgaaagcaggttcacactgagcacatgtgacagtctggagacgctgtggagaacgttctgctgcctgcaacatcctccagcatgaccggtttggcggtgggtcagtcatggtgtggggtggcatttctttggggggccgcacagccttccatgtgctcgccagaggtagcctgactgcattaggtaccgagatgagatcctcagaccccttgtgagaccatatgctggtgcggttggccctggattcctcctaatgcgagacaatgctagacctcatgtggctggagtgtgtcagcagttcctgcaagaggaaggcgtTGTTGAAATGGACttgcccgcccgttccccagacctgaatccaattgagcacatctgggacatcatgtctcgctccatccaccaatgccacgttgcaccacagacggTCCacgagttggcggatgctttagtccaggtctgggaggagatccctcaggagactatACGCCAACTCATCAGGAGcgtgcccaggcgttgtagggaggtcatacaggcacgtggaggccacacacactactgagcctcattttgacttgttttaaggacattacatcaaagttggatcagcctgtagtgtggttttccactttaattttgagtgactccaaatccagacctccatgggttgatacatttgatttccattgataatttttgtgtgattttgttgtcagcacattcaactatgtaaagaaaaacgtatttaataagaatatttcattcattcagatctaggatgtgttattttagtgttccctttattttttgagcagtgtatataggaaACTTGAGCAGCATTGTGAATTGTAAACCTTGTAAATCGTCAGAAAATTAAAGTGGTTAAAGTGTTTTGATGTGTGCAGAACCTGACGTTACTACTCTTCAGCAGTTTTATAAACAAATATATTCGCTTAATCTAAATTAAACGTCAGATCATGTCTGACACCATACCCCCCTTCAGACTCCACAAGCCTACGTCCCTGGCTCTCCAACGCGTAAAACGGATCAATCCACACAATATTCTATCAAGCGGAATATGAATCACCCACTCTATCGTAGCCTAGTTGACGAAATTTAAATACGATCACGAGGTCACTATATAAGAGAGGACAATGAGAAAAAAACATATACCAAGTTGTCATTGGGGTGAAGTTATAGGGAGAAAGGAGCGCAAGAACGAGAACTTCACACAGTGTTCGACATGGAGAGGTCCGTTAAACTTGCTTTAGTAATTGTAGCTATTTCCATGCTGGTTTCTTGCAACCCAACCGAAGCATGGTACAAGCAAGTTTCCGGCCCAAGCTACTACTCGGTGGGCAGAGCATCGGGTTTGCTGTCCGGGATCCGGAGATCACCATATGTTAGGAGGTCCGAGACCGATTCGGTGGCGGACAGCGGAGAGTCTACGGTGAACAGCATCCTCTCGGAACCGAGCAGTCGACTGAATTCGGTCCTTAAATCTATGGTAAGAGGCTATATTTTACATTACTTATGTCCAATTGAGCAATGCGCACCAATGCGTAAAAGTGCTTAAAGGTGCGTAAAAGTTAAACATTGCTCAGGGCACAAGAATAAAAGTAGtgcaattatgtttttttttgtagacTACTTttatatttcaaactgttttgaCACCCTGAAACTGGGTCATCATGAAGGAGCTGTCCATTCAGCACCAGCGCACCACCAAGTAGCCTACAGCCTCATTATACAGTCAAGTTTGGACTAGATTAGAAAAGGACATATTATAATCAGTTTAAAgtcaaattgttattttcaaaatCCACATTTTGGGGAAATGAATCTCAAACAGCCACAGGTCTTGAACATCAACGAACTTTCTCGTTAATGTTGCATTATGTTGATTAAAATGTCTTGTTTTTTCCCAGGCTATTTGTATCAAAGATATCACACCGAATCTGCAGAGCTGCGAACTTGTTCAGGATGGCTCAAggttatttcaatgtaaagcagaCGTGTTCGTATCGCTCGACTCATTGGACTGTGTGGAAGCATGATCAGCACCGCGAACGTGGATGGACTGATAATGTTCGATGGAAGCGAATGTTTCTTATTTTCACAAATATGGCACAAATGTTGTGAGAATGTCTGTTTTAGCATACTGCCATGCGCAGTCTGACTACTACTTCCCCTAACGGGTAATACCCGTCTGTTAAATCATATTATGTCATGCATAGCAATGTACATATGTATTAATTTCTTTGTTTAATGAATAAATACATCTTATATTGCACTCAAATGATTTTGCCCTATAGGTCTAAATGAATCCTGCTTCACACATTTGTACAATTCTCACCCAGACACCTATTTGTATGTAAATGTTTTAAGACATTTTTAATGCAAACCACTCAAGCTTGGCATACATCTGCCACTATCTTAAAATAATTACCAAAGACAAGTAAGGCCTGTACATTATTTTATTGAATtaaaacacaatgtcaacaccAACATGATTATTGAAAAAAATTCAAAATGAGGAATGTCCATCTATATTAGTAAATATTACCTATATtaaattatataaaaataaatatccatcAATAAAATCTAGAAAGTGTCTTTAAGGCACTGATGCAGTCAAATGCACCCAGGTCAGGTCTTATAGCAACGAGACCGCCTCCAAGTTCTCCTTGACGATGGTGTCCATGACGACGTGGAAGACCACCCGTACGTTGTGTGTGTCCGTGGCGGTGGTGAAGTGGTGGAAGACAAGCTTGTTGGGGGTTCTGTTGCAGGCCACAAACATGCCAGTGATGTGACGCGAGGCAGCATCCACGTCCCTGTCGGCTCCTGTATAAGGGGACGTAGCAGAGAAGTCCCCTCAGTTGAGTGACATATACCCAATTGAGTTAAGTATACGAGTTGAATTTCAAGTTCAATCTCCCACAACTGCCTGATGGGCTGGCCCATGTTTAAGTGAATTTAGTTTTTTTGTGCTGTGATCATTTGGCTAATGAAGGGGGCCtcaaaaaaattaaaagctggtGTTACAAATTCTCTGGCAAATATATTTTCTCAGTCCACCCCTGTCCATCTCCATAGGCTTGTAGcttattccatatcatcatcaacTCCATCACACGATTACAAAGACTGACTCTGGTACAAGAGTGCTGTAAGGAAACATGTTTAGTAGCAATCATGCGTCCTAAAAATGAAAAACGGTGAATGTCTGCTGAGCCTTGCTCCTAGATGTATTTTTAGAAAGGACTCACAGTATTAGTTAGGTGTGTACATGTTTCAAAATCATGGACAAATTTAAAGGTTTGAAAAAATCCAGTGTCTGGAGATAAATGTCTCATTTAGGCATGATGAACTGAAACTCAGTGAACAAGTGAAATTATGTTCCGTGACAAGTTCACACAAAACAACTTGGTTCTTATAGAGTggaaaaaacagagagagaacaacccCTGCAGCTCAACTGAATCACCTCCATTTTAATTACCACACCTCCAGTTCTGAGGGATGAGAGTGAAATATATAAGACTGTTACAGAGCCCTTAGGACCAGAGAGGCTGTGTATAAGTGAGGTGTTATCGGTCTGCCATGATAACCCCCCAGGCAAGACATTCTGGCTCCTGagtggctgtgtctgaaatggtgTCGTATAGACCTctgttcagaagtagtgcaccatgtagagaatagggtgcactttAAACCCCAGCCATTGTCTTGTACCTTGATACTCCCATTGGGAATGCTATGAGTAGGAGTCCCCTCATGCTGCAGGGGAAAGTGCAGTAGTTCCAGTCTAAAGAATGTGGCAGCATAAACCGGAATGTGGATTCTGGATGTATGTTGGAGGGGGATTCCCATAGAAAACACAGTAACACAGGAATGCCTGCAAAGAAGGGATTCTCCATATGGAGAAACCAGTCCCAGCTTTAAAATGACATGCAGCCTATAGCCTTTCTAAACACTATATAAATGTAGAACGTATGTCATGCTCTATAAAGGGTTCATACAAgtggcataactgtgtgacaACCACCAATGTCAAATATACCATAACCCACTGTTAAATATTACAAACCTGTGCTTTATAAAAGGGTGGCATAAGCACAGCTTAATAAATCATTCAATTGAAGCTTCACAAAGCATTTATAACATTGTCATGCATCTTGGTAGAGCATTGCAAtgtcaggatagtgggtttgattcccaggaccagccatatgttcaaatgtatgcacgcatgactaagtcCCTTTGGATAAAAACGTCTCAATGGCAAAATTATTATATTTCACTAAAACACTTCTAGGACGGCCCAACCGTTTTCCCTCTTCGGTGCATAGCCGATATTGACCTCGACATTTCGCAAAATGACACAGGCTCTAAAGTCCTGTCATGCACAGAAAATGTTAGTAAAGCTTTTTAAAACCATTTCAAATTTGCctaattatgattttttttttgtctttccaAATTCCGCAATTTTTTCCTGGTTTTCCCCTTGTTTTCTTCTCACACTTTAATACAAAACACTGAACTGCTTAAAACAATGCTTAAACCGAATCAGGGGGTACATTTTGTGCTCTAAAATATATAATCATTAAACCAGacatgccttcggaaagtattcagaccccttgactttccacattttggtaggttacatatttattcaaaaatgtattaaagtgTTTTTCCCCCTGATCAATACACACAAAccaaaacaggattttagaaatgtttgctaacaCTCCCACTGTCTGCCGAATTATTTTCTCTTGTTTTATTTAATAGGGTTTTGGCACCTCTCAACACTCCTCATTATCACCTTCTATGCAAGcatccactcacacacacacacacatcccattgTTACTTAGATATAttactttatttaataaatatatgtcCGTTAtttctgtcatgacgttggcctgttggGGGAGATTTATGACCTCAATAAATACCTTTCCCTTTTTCCCCTCTCTACCgatgtgactattgaaaatccctttgttaacagagtctgggaacatcaaatGGTGGGAAACGGAACCCTATTTGGGTAATctaaccagttgaaaatatgcgttggtacttaatgaatatgatgtcagatcagttggcgtcagacattattactgatgataggacgacaaactatcagattcacatggaattgttgtgcaatttaaatgtttaaatatgaaatgtaattttagctccTAAGTGAGAGAAATGGTTTTCATGAGTGAACTATGCTCAACTCAGTGGCCCATGTGAACAGACAtcggttgtaaactatg
It includes:
- the LOC139401842 gene encoding neuropeptide B-like; this translates as MERSVKLALVIVAISMLVSCNPTEAWYKQVSGPSYYSVGRASGLLSGIRRSPYVRRSETDSVADSGESTVNSILSEPSSRLNSVLKSMAICIKDITPNLQSCELVQDGSRLFQCKADVFVSLDSLDCVEA